One window of the Kosakonia cowanii JCM 10956 = DSM 18146 genome contains the following:
- a CDS encoding autotransporter domain-containing protein: MRCASFFRRTTVGLTTAFVIFCSVPVAFALSNGCAAVNALSGSSILDFSTNRYPASDFATGDALTLSFTDSGGAYGGSAAMADSVSIARYNLSSFQTYNAASSPSSSPHTETITVPSGSLEANGVALRAKTSNGQISNLVFSCTSASVISADATLSDLKLSSGTLSPSFSVATSSYSASVASSVSSVTVTPVVTESHATVTVDGTAVASGSASQSVSLTSGSTTSISVVVTAQDGTTRAYTLSVTRAEAAPVSSGSAATVAADSTNNVIPLSLSGGTASSVTLVSSPAHGSATVSGTSVIYTPGAGYSGSDSFIWNASNSGGTSSDATVSLTVTPPVLKVTPASGALTAAIVGNAWSQNLTVSGGTSPWTWSATALPAGITLDASVGTLSGTPSAAGSYSLQVTATDANGATGSASYTLVVSAASPVASDSTATVAANSSSNPVTLSLSGGTASSLSIVSPPAHGSLAVSGLTVSYTPATGYAGSDGFTYTASNSSGTSASARVSLTVTPVLLTLSPGSGALPPATSGSSWSQTLTASGGSTPYTFSATTLPAGVMLNAATGALAGTPTASGTYRFQVTATDSLGNSGTASYSLAVSAAVSAALQLQPAGGTLPEGKAGQAYSQALSVTGGTAPYRWQLSGALPRGLTFSDGQLSGTPQVSGRSTFSVLVTDATGRAHQAGYSLDIGAAASSAADHTAMVAAGQSVTVSLTGGATGGPFTGARLQEQPDTSLGKASIQASGDGYQLLFTAAAQASGTLTLRYVLTSAVGTTSPALITLTITARPDPSRDADVIGLVSAQYQAAQNFARAQLRNFSDRLEQLHRGTDLPTDMAGIHFSMPSSGPERDADRNMWTTAWQQQKPGLTDVQRQPVAPGLPFASEQQARRLSYWTGGYVDFGGDNADGVRFSHTTVGVTTGADYRFSGTFTGGAGIGFGRDVSDVGDNSTRTNGRALSAALYGSYHPGSFFVDGLLGHGTLSFDSRRAVTDSDAVARGSRSGHQVFTSLTSGYEFRAPDGLVSPYARLQYTRTWLDGFSESGAGAFGLAYAPQTVAQVLTSAGLRGERTVPARWGILRLLGRIEYAQTLSDAGTARVGYADTADDTWRVALAETSRQAMTVGTGIDFLLPYNITPAITYQGTLGLDAQRTREQMVMIRFNIDF; the protein is encoded by the coding sequence ATGCGCTGTGCCAGCTTTTTCAGGCGGACAACTGTCGGCCTGACCACCGCTTTTGTCATATTTTGTTCTGTGCCAGTCGCCTTCGCGCTGTCAAACGGCTGCGCCGCGGTAAATGCCCTCTCGGGCTCCTCCATCCTTGACTTCAGCACAAACCGCTACCCGGCTTCTGACTTTGCGACCGGTGATGCCCTGACGCTGAGCTTTACCGACAGCGGTGGGGCATACGGTGGAAGCGCGGCGATGGCTGACAGCGTCAGCATTGCGCGTTACAACCTCAGCAGTTTCCAGACCTACAATGCCGCCAGCTCTCCCAGTAGCTCGCCTCACACCGAGACTATCACCGTGCCCTCAGGCAGCCTTGAGGCAAACGGCGTCGCCCTACGCGCCAAGACGTCGAACGGTCAGATAAGCAATCTGGTGTTCAGCTGCACCAGCGCCTCCGTCATCTCCGCCGACGCCACGCTTTCCGATCTGAAGCTTTCGTCAGGCACGTTGTCACCATCCTTCAGCGTCGCAACCAGCAGTTACAGCGCCTCGGTCGCCAGCAGCGTGTCATCCGTCACTGTCACCCCCGTTGTTACCGAGAGCCACGCCACCGTGACAGTAGACGGCACCGCCGTCGCATCCGGCTCGGCGTCCCAGTCCGTCAGCCTGACATCCGGCAGCACAACCAGCATTTCCGTCGTCGTCACGGCGCAGGACGGTACGACCCGGGCGTATACGCTCAGCGTCACTCGCGCGGAAGCCGCCCCGGTTTCGTCAGGCAGCGCCGCTACCGTAGCCGCTGACAGCACGAACAACGTCATACCGCTCTCCCTGAGCGGCGGAACGGCGAGCTCAGTGACGCTGGTCTCCTCACCGGCGCACGGCAGCGCGACGGTCAGCGGGACCTCGGTGATTTACACGCCCGGAGCCGGCTATTCAGGCAGCGACAGCTTTATCTGGAATGCGTCTAACAGCGGCGGCACCTCTTCCGATGCCACCGTATCTCTGACGGTTACCCCTCCGGTACTAAAGGTGACGCCGGCATCAGGCGCGCTGACCGCTGCCATTGTGGGGAACGCGTGGTCACAGAATCTGACGGTTTCCGGCGGCACCTCTCCCTGGACCTGGTCCGCCACCGCACTGCCCGCCGGGATCACGCTCGACGCATCGGTCGGCACGCTGTCCGGAACGCCCTCTGCCGCAGGCAGCTACAGCCTCCAGGTCACCGCAACGGATGCGAACGGTGCGACCGGCAGCGCCAGCTATACGCTGGTCGTCAGCGCCGCCTCACCGGTGGCCAGCGACAGCACGGCAACCGTGGCCGCCAACAGCAGCAGCAATCCGGTCACGCTCAGTCTCTCCGGCGGAACGGCCAGCTCGCTCAGCATTGTGAGCCCGCCGGCTCACGGCAGCCTGGCCGTTTCGGGTCTGACGGTGTCCTATACGCCTGCCACAGGGTATGCGGGCAGCGACGGCTTTACCTATACTGCCTCCAACAGCAGCGGCACTTCCGCCAGCGCCCGCGTGTCGCTGACCGTGACGCCGGTGCTGCTGACGTTGTCACCGGGCAGCGGCGCTCTGCCTCCGGCCACGTCGGGCAGCAGCTGGAGCCAGACGCTGACGGCTTCGGGCGGCAGCACACCCTATACTTTCAGCGCCACCACCCTGCCCGCCGGCGTCATGCTGAACGCGGCAACGGGGGCGCTGGCCGGAACGCCGACCGCGTCCGGTACTTACCGCTTCCAGGTTACTGCCACTGACAGCCTGGGCAACAGCGGCACGGCCAGCTACTCGCTGGCGGTCAGTGCCGCCGTATCCGCGGCCCTGCAGCTTCAGCCCGCGGGCGGCACCCTGCCAGAGGGAAAAGCCGGGCAGGCATACTCTCAGGCTCTCAGTGTCACGGGCGGCACCGCTCCCTATCGCTGGCAGCTGAGCGGCGCCCTGCCGCGTGGACTGACGTTTAGTGACGGCCAGCTGTCGGGTACTCCGCAAGTTTCCGGGAGAAGCACGTTCAGCGTTCTGGTGACCGATGCCACCGGCAGGGCTCACCAGGCGGGATATTCGCTGGACATTGGCGCGGCGGCATCGTCCGCGGCTGACCATACCGCCATGGTGGCCGCCGGGCAGTCGGTCACCGTCAGCCTGACCGGCGGGGCGACCGGCGGTCCGTTCACCGGCGCACGGTTGCAGGAGCAGCCAGACACCAGTCTGGGTAAGGCTTCAATCCAGGCTTCTGGTGACGGCTATCAGCTACTGTTCACCGCCGCCGCGCAGGCCAGCGGCACCCTCACACTCCGCTATGTACTGACCAGCGCGGTCGGGACCACTTCGCCAGCGCTTATTACCCTGACCATTACCGCGCGCCCTGACCCGTCCAGGGATGCTGACGTCATCGGGCTGGTGAGCGCGCAGTATCAGGCCGCACAGAATTTTGCCCGCGCTCAGTTGCGCAACTTCAGCGACCGCCTGGAGCAGCTGCACCGCGGGACCGACCTGCCTACTGACATGGCCGGCATCCACTTTTCCATGCCCTCCTCCGGGCCTGAGCGCGACGCAGACCGGAATATGTGGACGACGGCCTGGCAGCAGCAGAAACCGGGCCTGACGGACGTGCAGCGCCAGCCTGTCGCTCCGGGACTGCCTTTCGCCAGCGAACAGCAGGCGCGGAGGCTGTCATACTGGACCGGAGGGTATGTTGATTTTGGTGGAGACAATGCGGACGGGGTGCGCTTCAGTCACACCACCGTGGGCGTGACTACCGGGGCCGACTACCGCTTTAGCGGAACCTTTACCGGCGGAGCGGGCATTGGCTTCGGCCGCGACGTCAGCGACGTTGGCGACAACAGCACCCGGACAAACGGTCGCGCGCTCAGCGCCGCCCTCTACGGCAGCTATCATCCGGGGTCCTTCTTTGTGGACGGTTTGCTGGGACACGGCACGCTGAGCTTTGACAGCCGCCGTGCGGTCACGGATTCCGACGCCGTGGCCCGCGGTTCACGGTCGGGACATCAGGTCTTTACGTCGCTGACCTCGGGGTATGAATTCCGTGCGCCCGACGGCTTGGTTTCACCCTATGCCCGTCTGCAGTACACCCGCACGTGGCTGGACGGCTTCAGCGAGTCGGGCGCCGGTGCGTTCGGCTTGGCTTACGCGCCACAGACGGTTGCGCAGGTCTTGACGTCCGCCGGATTGCGTGGAGAACGCACCGTACCGGCCCGCTGGGGCATCCTGCGCCTGCTGGGGCGCATTGAATATGCACAGACTCTCAGCGACGCTGGTACCGCGCGGGTCGGATACGCGGACACCGCTGACGACACCTGGCGCGTGGCGCTGGCGGAGACCAGCCGGCAGGCGATGACGGTCGGCACCGGGATTGATTTTCTTCTGCCGTACAACATCACGCCGGCTATTACCTATCAGGGCACGCTGGGGCTGGACGCGCAGCGCACGCGCGAGCAGATGGTGATGATCCGGTTCAACATTGATTTCTGA